The window CGCGTTCCGTGACGTGACCCAACAGCAGGCCTCCCAGCGGGAACTCCAACGGCAGAACGAACGGCTCGACCAGTTCGCCTCCGTCGTCAGCCACGACCTCCGGAACCCGCTCAGCGTCGCCAAGGGCCGCCTGACCCTCGCCCGCAAGACCGGCGAGGACGAACACTTCGAGGCCGTCGCCGAAGCCCACGAGCGGATGATGTCGCTCATCGATGGTCTGCTGTCGGTCGCCCGCGAGGGGCGCACCCTCGAAAACCCCGTTTCCATCTCGATTGCCAGCGTTGCCGAGGCCGCGTGGGAATCGGTCGATACCGATGCCGCGACGCTGACCGTCGACGACGGCGCCGGCACCGTTACGGCCGACCCCGAACGCCTCCAGCGCCTCTTCGAGAACCTCTTTCGCAATGCGCTGGACCACGGCGGCGAGGGGGTCGCCGTCACCGTCGGCACGCTCGCGGACGACGAGGGCTTCTACGTCGCCGACGACGGCCCCGGCATCCCACCGGGGGACCGCGACCGCGTCTTCGAACAGGGCTACTCGACGAGTCCCGACGGCACCGGTTTCGGCCTCCGCATCGTCGATACCGTCGCCGAGGCCCACGGCTGGTCGGCTATCGCTGTCGAAAGCGAACCGGGCGGCGCCCGCATCGAAATCCACACCGGCGAGTAGCGCGGCACGAAGGCTTTTGGTTGCGGTGGGCGTTGCCAACGTGCATGATAGTGATGCACGCCGAACTCCCCATCGACCCCGAGCACCGCGAAGAAGCCATCGAACGCGTCGAAGAACTCGCCGTCGACTCCCGCGCCGAGGACGGCGTCATCGATTATCGGGTCACCACCGACATCGAGGATACCGATGTTATCCGCGTCATCGAGCAGTACGAGGACGACGACGCCGTCCAGTCCCACATGAACAGCGACCACTTCGAGGCCTTTCAGGCGGCAATCGGCGCCTGCCTCGCCGGCGACCCCGAGCTCTACCGGTACGAGGTCGAATCGAAGACGCGCGTGATGTAGCACGGCCGTCCGCTCGCCGGCCCGTTAAAATAGTTAGTCGTCGCTTTTGCTTCAGTCGTCGGCCGCCGCCGGCGCGCCGTGTTTGATTTCGTCGCCGAGCAACTCGAGGAACGTCGCGAGCCACTCGGGGTGGTCGGGCCACGCTTGGCCGGTTACGAGGTTCCCGTCGCGGGTGACCTCATCGACCCACGAACAACCGGCGGCCTCGCATTCGGCGCGGACGGCCGGATACGACGTCATCTCGTAGCCGTCGAGGACGTCGGCGGCCGCGAGGATTTGCGGGCCGTGACAGAGCGCCGCCACGGGTTTGTCCGCCTCGAAGAAGTGCTGGACCGTCTCGATGACCTCGTCGTAGGTGCGGAGATACTCCGGTGCCCGGCCGCCCGGAACACACAGCGCGTCGTACTCCGTCGGGTCGACCTCGTCCATCGTCGCGTTCAACTCGAAGTTGTGGCCGCGTGCCTCCATGTACGTCTGGTCGCCACGGAAGTCGTGGATGGCAGTCTTGACAGTCTCGCCCGCCTCCTTGTCGGGACAGACGGCGTCGACGTCGTGGCCGACCATCTCCAATGCCTGAAACGGTACCATTAGCTCGTAATCCTCGCCGAAATCCCCAACGACCATCAGGATGTCTTTGCCCATTGGTAACACCCATACTAGCTACGGAAACGGAATACAAAAATCCGCGCATTCATCACTCAAATGGGAGAAATCGGGTAGAACGCGTCGACTACCGAACGGCCGTGGACGGCGGGCGTCAGGGCGCGAGTTTCCGCCCGCCCCTCTCCCCGTTGAGGCGGTCGAAATGCCGTTGGCCTTGTTCGGTTAGCGCGTAGACGCCGCTCGTTGCGGTCATCGTGATATGGCCCTCGTTTTCGAGGTCGTAACATTGCCGGTCGACGGTGACGGGGTGGCGGTTCAGTCGGTCTGCCAGTTCGACGACCGGAGTCGCACCGTGCTCCGCGAGCAGCGCCAGAATCTCTCGCTCGGGGTCGGTTGCCATGGGTATCACTTACGAACGCTTCACAGTAACCCCGATGCTGTGTACTGCTGGTGGGTTTATAAGTATGCGAACGTCTGATGGTTCGTGGTGGGGCTTAGAAACACTATCTGACGTTCAGAGACATTCGG of the Natronomonas halophila genome contains:
- a CDS encoding putative quinol monooxygenase, which codes for MIVMHAELPIDPEHREEAIERVEELAVDSRAEDGVIDYRVTTDIEDTDVIRVIEQYEDDDAVQSHMNSDHFEAFQAAIGACLAGDPELYRYEVESKTRVM
- a CDS encoding DJ-1/PfpI family protein; the encoded protein is MGKDILMVVGDFGEDYELMVPFQALEMVGHDVDAVCPDKEAGETVKTAIHDFRGDQTYMEARGHNFELNATMDEVDPTEYDALCVPGGRAPEYLRTYDEVIETVQHFFEADKPVAALCHGPQILAAADVLDGYEMTSYPAVRAECEAAGCSWVDEVTRDGNLVTGQAWPDHPEWLATFLELLGDEIKHGAPAAADD
- a CDS encoding MarR family winged helix-turn-helix transcriptional regulator; translation: MATDPEREILALLAEHGATPVVELADRLNRHPVTVDRQCYDLENEGHITMTATSGVYALTEQGQRHFDRLNGERGGRKLAP